One Terriglobia bacterium DNA segment encodes these proteins:
- a CDS encoding flippase-like domain-containing protein produces the protein MTVGLVIVVAALVYLQFREWKEFNWSVFLTYTRTLAWGHLLIATTLIYLAYVVRALRWRIFLQSTCQTSVRRLLPPTLIGFTGLALLGRPGELLRPYLISRREGLPFSSQLAVWTVERLFDTGSFTIIIGLGILFAADAPGLPYVTRYRQVGLLITMAVAVLSVFMFLLRRNAERATAVVRGAVARIAPRLADKISQRMHSFGEGLNTISGPGSFASLIALSLLMWLMIAAAFWQVIRAYPEPLRNLSTSHVLLLLGFGIVGSLVQLPMVGGGSQLATIAAMVHVFKVPNELALSCGMMLWLVTFFAVTPVGLWLAHRERISFHVVARSMEKTGMSASA, from the coding sequence ATGACCGTCGGCCTGGTGATTGTCGTCGCAGCTCTGGTCTATCTCCAGTTCCGCGAGTGGAAGGAGTTCAACTGGAGTGTGTTTCTCACATACACTCGCACGCTTGCGTGGGGGCACTTGCTCATCGCCACTACGCTGATTTACTTGGCATATGTAGTGCGAGCGCTGCGCTGGCGGATCTTCCTTCAGTCAACGTGCCAAACGTCGGTGCGTAGGTTGCTTCCGCCCACTCTGATCGGCTTCACCGGATTGGCCCTGCTGGGCCGTCCCGGCGAGCTCTTGCGCCCCTACTTGATCTCGCGACGTGAAGGACTGCCGTTCTCATCGCAGTTGGCGGTCTGGACCGTTGAACGCCTCTTCGACACGGGATCCTTCACCATCATCATCGGGCTCGGAATCCTTTTCGCCGCCGATGCCCCTGGGCTGCCTTATGTCACACGCTACCGCCAGGTTGGGCTGCTGATCACGATGGCAGTTGCCGTCCTGTCTGTCTTCATGTTCCTGCTGCGGCGCAACGCCGAGCGCGCGACCGCAGTGGTTCGAGGTGCCGTAGCCAGGATCGCACCGAGGCTCGCCGACAAGATCAGCCAGCGCATGCATTCCTTTGGAGAAGGGCTGAATACGATCTCTGGTCCTGGCTCGTTCGCATCGCTTATCGCGCTCTCGTTGCTGATGTGGTTGATGATTGCCGCTGCCTTCTGGCAGGTGATCAGGGCATATCCCGAGCCGCTGCGGAACCTGTCAACTAGCCACGTGCTGCTCCTGCTCGGCTTCGGCATCGTAGGCTCTTTGGTGCAATTGCCGATGGTGGGCGGCGGCTCGCAACTCGCGACGATCGCAGCCATGGTTCACGTTTTCAAGGTGCCGAATGAACTCGCCCTGAGTTGTGGGATGATGCTTTGGCTGGTCACGTTTTTTGCAGTCACTCCGGTGGGCCTTTGGCTCGCGCACCGCGAACGAATATCGTTCCACGTTGTCGCACGTAGCATGGAGAAGACGGGAATGTCTGCTTCCGCCTGA
- a CDS encoding lactonase family protein, giving the protein MYVGSFTSNGGEGIYLFKFHTATGRVEPAGLAAGRLWRSNTDTFAGSLQRIMAQIRAEWPNVMRIALGVENPTFLAIHPNGVYLYSADTNEAGTISAFQIDPATGKLTMLNKKRSGGGRPSFVTVDQTGKNVLVANYDDSVAVLPIDATGRLQDASCVIRPKGSGADRERQSHPHSINVAPDNRFVIVADWGLDELLVYKFNPDKGTLEPNDPPFVKTPRGSGARHLSFHPNGKFAYVNEEVNSSVTAMKWEGGRGVFTPIETVRTVPKDFHGKSAPAEVLVHPSGRFLCVSNRGPDSIAVFTIDPETGSLTPVEYVSAQGKRPRGIRIDPSGKYLFAANVSSGNVVQFRIDGQTGRLIPTGIKLQVGSPACIKFAPAD; this is encoded by the coding sequence ATGTACGTCGGCAGCTTCACGTCAAACGGCGGCGAGGGCATCTACCTCTTCAAATTTCACACTGCGACCGGACGGGTAGAACCAGCGGGGCTGGCCGCAGGACGGCTATGGAGATCCAACACGGACACTTTTGCCGGCAGCCTGCAACGGATCATGGCGCAGATTCGCGCGGAGTGGCCGAACGTAATGAGGATCGCGCTCGGCGTCGAAAACCCGACGTTTCTGGCCATTCACCCCAACGGCGTCTACCTCTACTCTGCTGACACGAACGAGGCGGGTACCATTTCGGCGTTTCAGATTGATCCGGCAACCGGGAAGTTGACCATGTTGAACAAGAAGCGCTCCGGCGGCGGGAGACCCTCTTTCGTCACTGTCGACCAGACCGGCAAGAACGTGCTCGTCGCCAACTATGACGATAGCGTAGCGGTGCTGCCGATCGACGCCACGGGCCGGTTACAAGACGCGAGTTGTGTGATCAGGCCCAAGGGCTCGGGAGCCGATCGCGAGCGCCAGTCTCACCCGCACTCAATCAATGTTGCGCCCGACAACCGCTTCGTCATTGTCGCGGACTGGGGACTGGACGAACTCCTGGTCTACAAATTCAATCCGGATAAGGGCACACTGGAGCCCAACGATCCGCCCTTCGTGAAAACGCCCCGCGGGTCCGGTGCGAGGCACCTGAGCTTTCATCCGAACGGCAAGTTCGCCTACGTGAATGAGGAGGTGAACTCGTCCGTCACGGCCATGAAATGGGAGGGCGGGCGCGGTGTCTTTACTCCTATCGAAACCGTAAGGACCGTGCCCAAAGATTTCCACGGTAAGAGCGCTCCGGCGGAAGTGTTGGTGCATCCAAGTGGCAGGTTCCTCTGCGTGTCGAACCGCGGACCCGACAGCATAGCGGTGTTCACCATCGATCCAGAAACAGGCTCCCTGACGCCGGTCGAATACGTGTCCGCCCAGGGCAAACGGCCGCGTGGAATTCGGATCGACCCATCCGGCAAGTATCTTTTCGCCGCCAACGTGTCGAGCGGCAATGTGGTCCAGTTCCGGATCGACGGGCAGACCGGCCGCTTGATCCCGACCGGCATAAAGCTCCAGGTCGGATCCCCGGCGTGCATAAAGTTCGCCCCGGCAGATTAG
- a CDS encoding glycosyltransferase family 2 protein: MPAEEVEVSVVIPCLNEANSLAICIDKAFGAFRGAGLSGEVVVADNGSTDGSIEIGEAHGARVIRVAQRGYGAALQAGIAASRGRLIIMGDADDSYDFSVVPQFVLKWREGYDLVMGNRFRGGIKSGAMPWHHKYFGNPGLTALLNLLFRTGIGDCYCGMRGFSRAMYDRLDVRSTGMEFAPELIIKAAQIGAKITEIPIILWPDKRGRPPHLRSFRDGWRTLRFFLLYAPNWLFLLPGFSLLFLGLALVFWLLPGPRHLTARIVLDIHTMVFGVIFTLMGAQIINIGFFAKVFSYAARFDRNPVSLKRMLRRVTLEHGLLVGAIMFVAGFAGSARVAWHWAATDFGPLDDGLREVLFWSMWLFLGVQTVFSSFFLSMLGISRDTYIGDYEQPHEP; encoded by the coding sequence ATGCCAGCCGAAGAGGTTGAAGTTTCAGTCGTCATTCCTTGCTTGAATGAGGCGAACTCCCTCGCCATCTGCATAGACAAGGCGTTCGGCGCGTTCAGGGGCGCTGGCCTGTCTGGAGAAGTGGTTGTAGCCGACAATGGCTCAACCGACGGGTCCATCGAGATCGGCGAGGCGCACGGCGCGCGCGTCATAAGGGTCGCGCAGCGCGGGTATGGCGCCGCCCTGCAGGCGGGCATCGCCGCGTCGCGTGGCCGCCTCATCATCATGGGTGACGCAGACGATAGCTACGATTTCTCCGTCGTTCCTCAGTTCGTTCTGAAGTGGCGCGAAGGCTACGACCTGGTCATGGGCAACCGCTTTCGCGGCGGCATCAAATCCGGCGCCATGCCGTGGCACCACAAGTATTTTGGGAATCCCGGCCTCACCGCGTTGCTCAACCTGCTGTTTCGGACAGGAATCGGCGACTGCTATTGCGGCATGCGCGGTTTTTCCCGCGCCATGTACGATCGGCTGGACGTCCGCAGCACCGGAATGGAATTCGCCCCCGAACTCATCATCAAAGCCGCACAGATCGGCGCCAAGATCACCGAGATTCCCATAATCCTGTGGCCTGACAAGCGCGGCCGTCCACCTCATCTCCGCAGCTTTCGGGACGGCTGGCGCACGCTGCGATTTTTCCTGCTTTACGCACCCAATTGGCTTTTTCTGTTGCCCGGGTTTTCGCTGTTGTTTCTTGGGCTGGCGCTGGTCTTCTGGCTCTTGCCCGGCCCGCGCCATCTCACCGCGCGGATCGTCCTGGATATTCACACCATGGTCTTCGGCGTGATTTTCACGCTGATGGGCGCTCAGATCATCAATATTGGGTTCTTCGCTAAGGTGTTCAGCTATGCCGCGCGCTTCGATCGCAACCCGGTCTCGCTGAAGCGGATGTTGCGGCGCGTAACACTGGAGCACGGATTGCTGGTCGGCGCCATCATGTTTGTGGCGGGTTTTGCGGGGAGCGCGCGGGTTGCATGGCACTGGGCGGCGACCGATTTTGGGCCGCTCGATGATGGGCTGCGGGAAGTCCTGTTCTGGTCCATGTGGCTGTTCCTGGGTGTCCAGACGGTCTTCTCCTCTTTTTTCCTGAGCATGCTGGGCATCAGCCGCGACACCTACATCGGAGATTATGAGCAGCCTCATGAACCCTAA
- the galE gene encoding UDP-glucose 4-epimerase GalE gives MRILVTGGAGYIGSVVVEELLAAGQHTVVYDNLSLGHRDAVLPGAEFVQGEILDRQTLESALTKHGIDAVIHMAANALVGESCENPAKYYTNNLVTSLALLEAMRATGVSRLVLSSTAAVYGESQKPLIDESDATRPTNPYGETKLAFERACHWYEQAYGMRYVSLRYFNAAGATKHCGERHDPETHLIPLILQAAAKLRPHVEIFGDDYPTPDGTCVRDYIHVSDLAHAHVLALDYLKRSSGNFNLGCGGGHSVMEVVETARSVTGREIPVRIGPRRPGDPAVLVASSEKIKRELGWVPEKQELRTIITSAWEWMQQQAFVDRAT, from the coding sequence ATGCGAATACTGGTTACGGGCGGGGCGGGTTACATCGGCAGCGTGGTCGTAGAGGAATTATTAGCGGCAGGGCAGCATACCGTCGTTTACGACAATCTCAGCCTGGGCCACCGCGATGCCGTGCTTCCCGGCGCTGAATTCGTTCAGGGTGAGATTCTGGACAGGCAGACACTCGAGAGTGCGCTGACAAAACACGGAATCGACGCCGTCATTCACATGGCGGCAAATGCTCTTGTGGGAGAGTCGTGCGAGAACCCCGCGAAGTACTACACCAATAATCTTGTCACCAGCCTGGCGCTGCTCGAAGCCATGCGCGCCACTGGGGTTTCCCGCCTGGTACTTTCCTCGACAGCTGCCGTATACGGTGAATCACAGAAACCCCTGATCGATGAATCGGACGCCACGCGCCCCACAAACCCATACGGAGAAACGAAGCTCGCTTTTGAACGAGCCTGCCATTGGTACGAACAGGCCTACGGCATGCGGTACGTCAGTCTCCGCTATTTCAACGCTGCCGGCGCAACAAAACACTGTGGCGAGCGGCATGATCCGGAAACGCACCTGATTCCACTGATTCTCCAGGCGGCGGCCAAGCTGCGGCCTCATGTGGAGATTTTCGGCGATGACTATCCAACTCCTGACGGCACGTGCGTTCGCGACTATATCCACGTGAGCGACCTCGCGCATGCCCATGTGCTGGCGTTGGATTATCTGAAAAGGTCGAGCGGGAATTTTAATCTGGGTTGCGGCGGCGGCCACTCGGTCATGGAAGTTGTGGAGACGGCCCGCAGCGTCACCGGGCGGGAGATCCCCGTGCGCATCGGCCCGAGGAGACCCGGCGATCCGGCGGTGCTCGTGGCCAGCTCGGAAAAAATCAAGAGAGAGCTTGGCTGGGTCCCGGAAAAGCAGGAGCTTCGGACCATCATCACCTCTGCCTGGGAGTGGATGCAGCAGCAGGCCTTCGTCGATCGGGCCACTTGA
- a CDS encoding homoserine dehydrogenase: MRTVGVGIVGYGTVGQATAEIITANAEEIRKRSGVSLRVTSVCRRSPLSSEAVPGTVRVTDEWREVVQADDVDILVETIGGTDVAYRAVRACLERGKPVVTANKNLVARHGDEIFALAAKKNLPIGFEATVAGGVPILSAIAEETAGDRLLAVYGILNGTVNYILTRMESENLDFGAALAAAQQAGYAEADPALDIDGIDARDKLCILARLAFGGRLAPEAISVTGVRQVEAEDIHYARRLEGTIRLVAAAEKTEQGVELSVRPWLVDRRSMLAKVEGVNNAVFLVGEKIGTQMFYGRGAGGDATGAAVVADIVDIARSLAAGTLAARKVPGFLDQHDLRISQTPTPVGWYLRLTVLDRPGILARVAEVIAREGINVEAVIQERSPKDRRSFVITVEPVSEPVMRRALAEIDRFDFMLEPVLPMRVEQSLVKNA, from the coding sequence ATGAGGACCGTTGGCGTCGGAATCGTCGGCTACGGCACCGTGGGACAGGCCACGGCGGAGATCATCACCGCCAACGCGGAGGAGATCCGCAAGCGCAGCGGGGTGTCTCTGCGCGTGACCTCGGTGTGTCGTCGTTCGCCGCTCTCCTCGGAAGCGGTACCGGGAACCGTCCGCGTCACCGACGAGTGGCGCGAGGTCGTCCAGGCCGATGACGTTGACATCCTGGTCGAGACGATTGGGGGCACGGATGTCGCCTATCGGGCGGTGCGCGCGTGCCTGGAACGCGGCAAGCCGGTGGTCACCGCCAACAAGAACCTGGTCGCCCGCCACGGCGACGAGATCTTTGCCCTCGCCGCAAAGAAGAACCTGCCCATCGGTTTTGAGGCCACCGTCGCCGGCGGCGTGCCCATCCTGAGCGCCATTGCCGAGGAGACCGCGGGCGACCGGCTCCTGGCCGTGTACGGCATCCTCAACGGCACGGTGAACTACATCCTGACCCGCATGGAGAGCGAGAACCTGGATTTTGGCGCAGCGCTCGCGGCGGCCCAGCAAGCCGGCTACGCGGAGGCCGACCCCGCGCTCGACATCGACGGCATCGACGCGCGCGACAAGCTCTGCATCCTGGCGCGGCTGGCCTTCGGCGGGCGTCTCGCGCCCGAAGCGATCTCCGTGACCGGCGTGCGCCAGGTCGAGGCGGAGGACATCCACTACGCGCGGCGTCTGGAAGGGACGATCCGCCTGGTCGCGGCGGCGGAGAAGACCGAGCAGGGCGTCGAGCTGTCGGTGCGTCCCTGGCTGGTGGACCGCCGCTCCATGCTGGCCAAGGTGGAGGGCGTGAACAACGCCGTGTTCCTCGTGGGGGAGAAGATCGGAACGCAGATGTTCTACGGCCGCGGCGCCGGCGGAGATGCCACGGGCGCCGCCGTGGTCGCCGACATCGTGGACATCGCCCGCTCGCTGGCGGCGGGCACGCTGGCCGCTCGGAAGGTCCCAGGCTTCCTCGACCAGCACGATCTGCGCATCAGCCAGACGCCCACGCCGGTCGGCTGGTACCTGCGGCTGACCGTGCTCGACCGTCCCGGCATCCTGGCGCGCGTGGCCGAGGTGATTGCGCGCGAGGGCATCAACGTCGAGGCCGTCATTCAGGAGCGCTCGCCCAAGGACCGGCGCTCGTTCGTCATCACGGTTGAGCCGGTGTCGGAGCCGGTGATGCGCCGCGCCCTCGCGGAGATCGACCGCTTCGACTTCATGCTCGAGCCAGTGCTGCCCATGCGCGTGGAACAGTCGCTGGTCAAGAATGCGTAG
- the thrB gene encoding homoserine kinase, whose protein sequence is MTTRAPAFEIELPATSANLGPAFDAAALALDLYLRLRAQPASDFSIRAEGVDADICGNRDSIILKTYCEVLEAGGGTAPPIALQIENEIPIGKGFGSSAAARLAGIALAMHFGGLSLTDGQVLNEAARREGHPDNAAACWLGGLVVTKQTEREVVALRIDTPARWSLLLIVPDQPLATEKGRRVLPERYTRGDVVANVQGALLLISALGQGRPDLLPWAFDDRFHQPYRATLCPLLEPVRALAGKAGILGAVLSGAGPAVLVFADQTVPVDETKRHIAEAVARAGLKAEVHATAVASRGARDSRKVLAEGEARR, encoded by the coding sequence ATGACGACCCGCGCTCCCGCCTTCGAGATCGAGTTGCCGGCGACGTCGGCGAATCTGGGCCCGGCATTCGACGCGGCCGCACTGGCGCTCGATCTCTATCTCCGTTTGCGCGCTCAGCCCGCCTCGGACTTTTCCATCCGCGCCGAGGGCGTGGACGCGGACATCTGCGGTAACAGGGACAGCATCATCTTGAAGACCTACTGCGAAGTGCTCGAGGCAGGCGGCGGCACGGCCCCGCCGATCGCTCTGCAGATCGAGAATGAGATCCCCATCGGCAAGGGCTTCGGCTCCTCGGCCGCGGCACGGCTAGCGGGCATCGCCTTGGCCATGCACTTCGGCGGGCTTTCCCTGACGGACGGCCAGGTGCTGAACGAGGCAGCGCGCCGGGAAGGTCATCCTGACAATGCCGCCGCGTGCTGGCTGGGCGGGCTGGTGGTCACCAAGCAGACCGAGCGCGAGGTCGTGGCGCTGCGCATCGACACTCCGGCGCGTTGGTCGCTTCTGCTGATCGTCCCAGACCAGCCGCTGGCGACCGAGAAGGGCCGCAGAGTGCTCCCCGAGCGATATACCCGCGGGGACGTTGTGGCCAATGTTCAGGGTGCTCTGTTGTTGATCTCCGCGCTGGGCCAGGGCCGGCCTGACCTGCTGCCATGGGCCTTCGATGATCGCTTCCATCAACCCTACCGCGCCACGCTATGCCCGCTGCTGGAGCCTGTCCGCGCGCTGGCAGGGAAGGCGGGCATCCTGGGCGCGGTGCTCAGCGGCGCCGGACCTGCGGTCCTGGTGTTCGCCGACCAAACCGTTCCTGTGGACGAAACCAAGCGGCACATCGCGGAGGCCGTGGCCCGGGCCGGCTTGAAGGCGGAGGTGCACGCCACCGCCGTCGCCTCCCGCGGCGCACGCGATTCACGCAAGGTGCTCGCAGAAGGAGAAGCCAGGCGATGA
- the thrC gene encoding threonine synthase codes for MSPNVQSGAAAATARLRCSGCNSMAETAAPDFRCTRCGDLLEACYPGMLCDAAELKQVWMRRKASLDALDQSGVWRFRELLPILRDFRQAVTLREGNTPVYELPRCARAAAVERLLAKHQGMNPTGSFKDTGMTAALSVAKQEGFRWVACASTGNTSASMAAYAARAGLRSLVLIPEGKIAWGKLSQALEYGALTCQLRTDFDGCMRVLNEVVRRRPVYLLNSVNPYRIEGQKTAAIELMEQLEWRVPDHVIVPAGNLGNSSSLGKALLELRELGFIERLPKVSLIQAEGANPLVRSLRENKGERLEPMAAETLATAIRIGNPASWRKAVRVLRATGGACDDVTEAELAIAKAEIGADGVGCEPASAATLAGLKKLVRTGFVKRGETVVLILTGHLLKDPEYTLKFHSGELFADVPATRPLRRPPVVLDAEVDAVVRALEDADKDLR; via the coding sequence ATGAGCCCCAATGTCCAATCCGGAGCCGCAGCGGCCACGGCCCGCCTGCGTTGCAGCGGATGCAATAGCATGGCGGAGACCGCTGCGCCGGACTTCCGATGCACGCGCTGCGGCGACCTGTTGGAAGCGTGCTATCCCGGCATGTTGTGCGACGCGGCCGAGCTGAAGCAGGTCTGGATGCGGCGCAAGGCTTCGCTCGACGCGCTAGACCAGAGCGGCGTATGGCGTTTCCGCGAACTCCTGCCCATCCTGCGGGATTTCCGCCAGGCGGTGACCTTGCGCGAGGGCAACACCCCGGTGTACGAGCTGCCGCGCTGTGCGCGCGCCGCCGCCGTCGAACGCCTGCTGGCCAAGCACCAGGGGATGAATCCGACCGGCTCGTTCAAGGACACGGGCATGACCGCGGCGCTCTCCGTGGCGAAGCAGGAGGGCTTTCGCTGGGTGGCCTGCGCTTCAACCGGCAATACCTCGGCCTCGATGGCGGCCTACGCGGCCCGGGCCGGCTTGCGCAGCCTCGTGCTCATCCCGGAGGGAAAGATCGCCTGGGGCAAGCTCTCGCAAGCGCTGGAGTACGGCGCGCTCACCTGCCAGCTGCGCACGGACTTTGACGGCTGCATGCGCGTGCTCAACGAGGTCGTGCGCCGGCGTCCCGTCTATTTGTTGAATTCCGTGAACCCCTATCGCATCGAGGGCCAGAAGACCGCCGCCATCGAGCTGATGGAGCAGCTCGAATGGAGGGTGCCCGACCATGTGATCGTGCCGGCTGGCAACCTGGGGAATTCTTCTTCGCTGGGCAAGGCGCTGCTGGAGTTGCGCGAGCTCGGATTCATCGAGCGCCTGCCCAAGGTCTCGCTCATCCAGGCGGAAGGCGCGAACCCGCTGGTGCGCAGCCTGCGCGAGAACAAGGGCGAGCGCTTGGAGCCTATGGCGGCGGAGACGCTGGCCACGGCCATCCGCATCGGCAATCCCGCCTCGTGGCGCAAGGCGGTCCGCGTTCTGCGTGCCACCGGCGGAGCATGCGACGACGTGACCGAGGCGGAGCTGGCTATCGCCAAGGCCGAGATCGGGGCGGACGGCGTGGGCTGCGAGCCTGCCTCGGCCGCGACTCTCGCCGGTCTGAAGAAGCTGGTGCGTACGGGCTTCGTCAAGCGTGGGGAGACGGTCGTGCTGATCCTCACCGGCCACCTCCTGAAAGACCCCGAGTACACGCTCAAGTTCCACAGCGGCGAGCTCTTCGCCGACGTCCCCGCAACCCGGCCCTTGCGCCGACCGCCCGTGGTCCTCGACGCTGAAGTGGACGCCGTCGTCCGCGCCCTGGAGGACGCAGACAAGGACCTCCGATGA